Proteins encoded by one window of Tunturibacter psychrotolerans:
- a CDS encoding acyl carrier protein produces the protein MSSQQVPSSLRDILADVLEISPEEVTPELGVGTIDNWDSFRHLQAILAVEGEYSVQFDPSRIPELTTVSLIQAELIAKGATL, from the coding sequence ATGAGTTCTCAGCAAGTGCCGTCGTCACTTCGTGACATTCTCGCCGATGTCCTCGAAATCTCGCCTGAAGAGGTCACACCCGAGCTTGGGGTCGGCACCATCGACAACTGGGACTCCTTTCGCCACTTGCAGGCGATCCTCGCGGTCGAAGGAGAGTACAGCGTTCAGTTTGATCCCTCCCGCATCCCGGAACTGACCACCGTCTCGCTCATCCAGGCAGAGTTGATCGCCAAGGGAGCGACACTTTGA
- a CDS encoding VOC family protein: MNAEDLGFKLRHVGVAVPKLGPTTDALEALFGYKVVSGPFDDPIQKVSVNFLAKSENDVAEIELIAPLSEDSPIKSMLAKGGGAAYHLCFETTDIEQAVAHAKDNGCIIVSPPAPAVAFNGRRIAWIYTRSKQLFELVEAPI; this comes from the coding sequence TTGAACGCTGAGGATCTCGGCTTCAAACTCCGCCATGTAGGAGTCGCAGTTCCGAAATTAGGGCCGACGACCGACGCCCTCGAGGCACTGTTCGGGTACAAGGTCGTCTCCGGCCCGTTCGACGACCCCATTCAAAAGGTCAGCGTCAACTTCCTCGCGAAGTCAGAAAACGATGTAGCCGAGATCGAGCTCATAGCCCCACTGAGCGAAGACTCTCCCATCAAGTCGATGCTCGCCAAGGGCGGCGGCGCAGCCTACCACCTCTGCTTCGAAACAACTGACATCGAACAGGCTGTGGCTCATGCAAAAGATAACGGCTGCATCATCGTTAGCCCGCCAGCTCCCGCTGTCGCCTTCAATGGCCGCAGAATCGCCTGGATCTACACGCGCTCCAAGCAGTTATTCGAGCTCGTCGAGGCTCCGATTTAG
- a CDS encoding polysaccharide deacetylase family protein has translation MTQPSDRLYLLYHELRPSRSDYSYVVETSQFEKQVDLFLKLRSEEKTSAFYPEITFDDGHISNFERALPILQSREIKAWFFITVGWTGQKPGYMGWAELRALQEAGQQIGAHGWSHTLLTHCDQSQLQKELLEARLTLEDKLGTSITAMSLPGGRSNQRILAACRESGYTQVFTSVPKGEPQPAGPTVGRLNVRGDMTIEWISKLLQPESGILSGLQRQHQIKATAKTLLGDRLYEKLWALLNRHEPATDAGEAAAYEDPAHH, from the coding sequence GTGACTCAACCGTCGGACAGACTCTACCTTCTCTACCACGAACTTCGGCCAAGCCGAAGCGATTACTCCTACGTGGTCGAGACAAGCCAATTTGAGAAACAAGTCGACCTGTTTCTCAAATTGAGAAGCGAAGAGAAGACCTCGGCTTTCTATCCCGAAATTACTTTCGATGACGGGCACATCTCAAACTTCGAGCGGGCACTGCCCATCCTGCAATCACGAGAAATCAAGGCATGGTTCTTTATCACCGTGGGCTGGACCGGCCAAAAGCCAGGCTACATGGGCTGGGCAGAGTTGCGCGCCCTACAGGAAGCCGGCCAGCAGATCGGCGCTCATGGCTGGTCCCACACTCTCCTTACCCATTGCGATCAGTCACAGTTACAAAAAGAACTCCTTGAAGCACGGCTCACGCTCGAAGACAAACTGGGAACCTCCATCACGGCGATGTCGTTACCCGGGGGCAGGTCGAATCAGCGTATCCTGGCCGCCTGCCGAGAATCCGGCTATACGCAGGTCTTCACGTCGGTCCCGAAAGGAGAGCCTCAACCAGCAGGGCCGACCGTTGGTCGCCTCAATGTTCGCGGCGACATGACGATCGAGTGGATCTCAAAGCTCCTGCAACCTGAGAGTGGTATTTTATCCGGTCTTCAGCGGCAACATCAGATCAAAGCCACCGCAAAAACTCTGCTGGGCGACCGGCTCTACGAAAAACTCTGGGCTCTTCTCAATCGACACGAGCCCGCCACCGACGCAGGAGAAGCTGCAGCCTATGAAGATCCTGCACATCATTAG
- a CDS encoding glycosyltransferase family 4 protein, producing MKILHIISSGGMYGAEAVILNMSRTLNENSHSSILGVFSNSANPNLQLHEVATAQGIESHLISCAGQIDRTVPSSIRELVARANADVVHAHGYKADIYCYFALRGSSLPLVSTCHTWYDNDLTVSLYGAADRFILRNYGAVVAVSEDVRHRLLKAGVRKEKIHIVRNGIDLRPFDNAAPSLREISSPDNAPIVGLIGRLATEKGVDIFLRAAARVLADLPATKFVVIGEGPDREQLELLIDELQTRNNVFMLGRRDDMPSVYASLDIMVSASRHEGLPMAILEGMASGRPVIATAVGAVPDVIVDGHTGVLVPSENVEALAAKIVTLLNNAAQRENLGAAAKRLIEEEFSAERMTTDYLHIYEQAIAAKKQQASAHSISSAISQGKTK from the coding sequence ATGAAGATCCTGCACATCATTAGTAGCGGCGGAATGTACGGTGCAGAGGCCGTGATCCTGAACATGTCGCGCACGCTGAACGAGAACTCGCACTCGAGCATTCTCGGCGTTTTTTCGAACTCCGCAAATCCGAATCTGCAGCTTCACGAGGTCGCGACCGCCCAGGGCATCGAGTCCCATCTGATCTCCTGCGCCGGACAGATCGACCGCACCGTACCTTCGAGCATTCGAGAACTTGTTGCTCGTGCGAATGCTGACGTCGTCCACGCCCATGGCTACAAGGCAGATATCTACTGCTACTTCGCCTTGCGCGGATCGAGCCTTCCGCTCGTCTCCACCTGCCACACCTGGTACGACAACGATCTGACGGTCTCCCTCTACGGAGCGGCGGACCGCTTCATATTGCGAAACTACGGAGCTGTAGTAGCGGTTTCGGAAGATGTAAGACATCGCCTCCTGAAAGCGGGAGTCCGCAAAGAAAAAATCCACATCGTTCGGAATGGCATTGACCTGCGCCCCTTCGACAACGCCGCTCCTTCGCTGCGTGAGATCTCCTCACCAGATAATGCTCCTATTGTCGGACTCATCGGCAGGTTAGCCACAGAGAAGGGCGTCGACATCTTTCTTCGAGCTGCTGCACGCGTCCTGGCAGACCTCCCGGCCACGAAGTTTGTAGTAATCGGCGAGGGGCCGGACCGCGAACAACTTGAGTTACTCATCGATGAGTTGCAAACTCGAAATAACGTCTTCATGCTGGGACGTCGAGACGACATGCCGAGCGTCTACGCCTCGCTCGACATCATGGTTTCGGCCTCTCGCCACGAGGGACTGCCGATGGCTATTCTCGAGGGCATGGCAAGTGGCCGTCCCGTCATCGCAACAGCGGTGGGCGCGGTGCCAGACGTAATTGTGGATGGCCACACCGGAGTGCTCGTTCCCTCTGAGAATGTCGAGGCTTTGGCTGCAAAGATCGTGACCCTTCTGAACAACGCAGCGCAACGAGAAAATCTGGGAGCCGCTGCAAAGAGACTAATCGAAGAAGAGTTTTCTGCAGAGCGGATGACAACGGACTATCTTCACATCTACGAACAGGCAATCGCGGCAAAAAAGCAACAAGCGTCCGCTCACTCAATCTCTTCCGCAATCTCACAAGGAAAGACAAAGTGA
- a CDS encoding glycosyltransferase family 4 protein yields MNEDTRQPTVFMMDLWATVPYYTAYLSRALLAKSVNVTVGSISYYLDPECFSSRGIKLDPGLMDVVGRFRLPRLPRRVFKLLESLLNLAALSIRFAISPPDIVHVQFLTMLTQRLPFDLWFVRLCQRRGSKIVLTVHDLLPHNTGQSHKRIFHDLYQMVDRIICHSDTVRERLAEEFAVPEEKVSVIAHGPFFYDLPVTAEQILQSFALDPRKLLVLWQGIISPYKGIDLLLDAWQRVEATTEQPHLLIAGTGSPQLLEQIREQIRRLNLQRVQLHPRFISAEELVALYRAAEIVVYPYRAITTSGALATGLALCKTIVASDLPVFRELLTDKENALLVDPQDSLALANALTELSKDAPLRAQLANNVRSMNFGEESWLSIAAKTIECYKFVQRGQL; encoded by the coding sequence GTGAACGAAGACACACGGCAGCCAACAGTCTTCATGATGGATCTCTGGGCCACCGTCCCTTACTACACGGCCTATCTCTCGAGGGCGCTCCTCGCCAAAAGCGTCAACGTGACCGTCGGGTCCATCTCCTACTATCTCGACCCCGAATGTTTCTCGAGCCGAGGCATCAAGCTCGACCCCGGGCTCATGGACGTAGTCGGCAGGTTTCGGTTACCCCGCTTGCCACGCCGAGTTTTCAAGCTCCTCGAGTCATTGCTCAATCTGGCCGCACTATCGATACGCTTCGCCATCTCCCCGCCCGACATCGTTCACGTACAGTTCCTCACCATGTTGACCCAGCGCCTGCCGTTCGATCTCTGGTTCGTCCGCCTTTGCCAACGGCGCGGCTCGAAGATCGTGCTAACTGTTCACGATCTTTTGCCACACAACACAGGCCAAAGCCACAAGCGGATCTTCCACGATCTTTATCAAATGGTCGATCGCATCATCTGCCACTCCGACACCGTCAGAGAGAGGCTCGCGGAGGAGTTCGCCGTGCCGGAGGAAAAGGTCTCCGTGATTGCTCATGGTCCCTTCTTCTACGATCTGCCAGTAACTGCCGAGCAGATTTTGCAAAGTTTCGCGCTCGACCCGCGAAAGCTCCTCGTACTGTGGCAGGGCATCATCTCTCCCTACAAAGGAATTGATCTTCTGCTGGACGCCTGGCAACGGGTTGAAGCAACCACCGAGCAACCGCACCTCCTGATCGCGGGCACAGGTTCCCCTCAGTTGCTCGAACAGATTCGCGAACAAATTCGCCGCCTGAACCTGCAACGCGTCCAGCTTCATCCTCGCTTCATCTCCGCAGAAGAGCTCGTCGCACTCTACCGCGCAGCGGAGATCGTGGTTTATCCCTATCGTGCAATCACGACGAGCGGTGCTCTTGCGACTGGCCTGGCTCTATGCAAAACCATCGTCGCGAGCGACCTCCCAGTCTTTCGTGAACTGCTCACGGACAAAGAAAATGCATTACTGGTCGACCCTCAAGACTCGCTCGCACTCGCCAACGCACTCACCGAGTTGTCGAAGGACGCTCCTCTAAGGGCACAACTTGCCAATAATGTGCGAAGCATGAACTTTGGAGAGGAATCATGGCTGTCAATTGCGGCGAAAACAATTGAGTGTTACAAATTCGTTCAGCGTGGCCAGCTGTGA
- a CDS encoding putative Ig domain-containing protein: protein MRKIFSTLVASITLALIFSCLDAASPSQTANAATALAITGTSVPQATLGKAYTTTLKATGGTSPYQWRLVSGTHVPGLSLGESTGQIHGTPAEGGSFTATYSVTDASKPAQVKTVQLTVVVATPALAFATTSLRAATQGTKYATTLQATGGTPSYGFSISSGKLPAGITMSSAGVVSGTPTASGTFPVTVAVKDSSSPNLTKSESLSLVVTAGKTTTSALAITSATLAAGTDGAAYSSQLKASGGTPAYTWSITSGKLPAGLTLAATTGVISGTPSITGTSSFTAAVTDNSNPDQIKSAATSITVAVSTSQKPGPGTTWYIRADGGSNTQCTGKTNAAYPGSGSGQACAFNHPYQMLNSSGGWANMAGGDTIQFADSSSAAHTYYMGEQNAGVGSDWSSTLGGICPAPNTGGGAGTSCILPAPPSGTAAQHTRILGQNAGSCHDSAHTHLVNPTVLSGINNAFAVLDTRATDYVDISCIEITQPDTCTNTAGAGQCGSNANYVHYGGLILNYGAGSQGPSNLTLNDVAVVGIAGSGILGSELNKSSSDVFSATDVYVIGNGAAGWNGDSGGCGTSCETVGTMNISYATIDWNGCVAVEPYDMTKPDTQNAFNYCYGQSDGGYGDGFVQIAAGNMSLNVDHSHFRWNTQDGFDGLHLSDDVKTSPAIHISTSWSEGNAGATFKIGAGASSTAINNVSISNCRILTTASAFPLNPSGWTLDGADSCRAAGDEWSFQENNGTVITMENNTSVGYGTTMYDVGCAALAPNCFSNGATFVFKNNISKGYADPGNGNRLASGFYFGMGNPFANAGSAADHNLWSTMDQGCPDSTIGIEKIYTCADPGLASESNINAINPNLTSSSPAVGSGIAISGITTDFNGTTRPNPPAIGATE from the coding sequence TTGCGAAAAATATTCAGTACCCTTGTAGCGAGCATCACCCTTGCGCTTATTTTTTCTTGTCTGGATGCGGCCTCGCCGTCACAGACCGCGAACGCCGCCACGGCACTTGCCATCACCGGCACATCGGTACCGCAAGCGACTCTTGGAAAGGCCTATACCACTACTCTCAAAGCAACTGGCGGCACTTCGCCGTACCAGTGGAGACTCGTTTCCGGAACTCACGTCCCAGGATTGTCTCTCGGTGAGAGCACAGGCCAAATTCATGGAACACCAGCGGAAGGAGGATCATTCACAGCTACCTACTCCGTTACGGATGCATCCAAGCCCGCTCAGGTAAAGACTGTCCAACTGACCGTCGTGGTTGCAACTCCAGCTCTAGCGTTTGCCACCACATCCTTACGTGCAGCCACGCAAGGCACAAAATATGCGACAACGTTGCAGGCGACTGGAGGCACCCCTTCCTACGGTTTTTCGATCTCCTCCGGCAAGTTGCCCGCGGGAATCACCATGTCATCTGCCGGTGTAGTCTCCGGCACGCCCACGGCCTCAGGGACATTTCCCGTCACGGTCGCAGTCAAGGACTCCTCTAGCCCAAATCTCACCAAGTCCGAGTCGCTCTCGCTGGTTGTGACAGCAGGCAAGACAACCACCTCTGCACTCGCGATCACCTCGGCCACGCTCGCCGCCGGTACCGATGGCGCGGCCTATTCGTCGCAGTTGAAAGCGAGCGGAGGCACCCCAGCCTACACCTGGTCGATCACCTCCGGTAAGCTGCCTGCGGGACTCACTCTGGCTGCAACCACCGGCGTGATCTCCGGTACTCCCTCGATCACCGGCACCTCCAGCTTCACCGCAGCCGTTACCGACAACAGCAACCCGGACCAGATCAAGTCCGCCGCGACTTCGATTACCGTTGCAGTGTCAACATCACAGAAGCCCGGCCCTGGTACGACGTGGTACATCCGCGCCGACGGTGGGAGCAACACGCAGTGCACGGGCAAGACGAACGCTGCTTATCCCGGTTCGGGGTCAGGTCAAGCGTGCGCCTTCAATCATCCCTACCAGATGCTGAACTCCTCTGGCGGCTGGGCGAACATGGCGGGCGGCGACACCATCCAGTTTGCCGACTCTTCCTCTGCCGCCCACACCTACTACATGGGCGAGCAGAATGCGGGAGTGGGCTCCGACTGGAGCTCCACGCTTGGCGGTATCTGCCCTGCACCCAATACCGGCGGCGGTGCTGGAACCAGTTGCATCCTTCCTGCTCCTCCCTCGGGAACAGCCGCACAGCACACCCGCATCCTCGGCCAGAATGCCGGTAGCTGCCACGACTCCGCGCACACCCACCTGGTCAATCCGACCGTACTCAGCGGAATCAATAACGCCTTCGCGGTTCTCGATACCCGCGCAACCGACTACGTAGACATCTCCTGCATCGAGATCACCCAGCCCGACACCTGCACCAATACCGCGGGTGCAGGACAGTGTGGATCCAATGCGAACTACGTCCACTACGGCGGTCTTATCTTGAACTATGGCGCGGGGAGCCAAGGCCCCTCCAACCTCACCCTCAACGATGTGGCGGTGGTTGGCATAGCTGGAAGCGGCATCCTCGGCAGCGAGCTCAACAAATCCAGCAGCGATGTCTTCTCCGCGACCGATGTCTATGTGATCGGCAACGGAGCCGCAGGCTGGAATGGTGATAGCGGAGGTTGCGGCACCTCCTGCGAGACCGTTGGGACCATGAATATCTCCTACGCGACGATCGACTGGAATGGCTGCGTCGCCGTCGAGCCTTACGACATGACCAAACCCGACACGCAGAACGCCTTCAACTACTGCTATGGACAGAGTGACGGAGGATACGGCGACGGATTCGTCCAGATCGCCGCAGGCAACATGAGCCTCAATGTGGATCACAGTCATTTCCGCTGGAATACGCAGGACGGCTTCGACGGGCTCCATCTCAGTGACGACGTGAAGACCTCTCCCGCGATCCACATCTCAACATCCTGGTCGGAGGGCAACGCCGGTGCAACCTTCAAGATCGGCGCCGGAGCCTCCTCGACCGCCATCAATAACGTGTCCATCAGCAACTGCCGGATTCTGACCACCGCCTCCGCGTTCCCCCTCAACCCCTCGGGCTGGACCCTGGACGGAGCAGATTCCTGCCGGGCAGCCGGGGATGAATGGTCCTTCCAGGAGAACAATGGCACTGTCATCACGATGGAGAACAACACGTCGGTTGGCTACGGCACGACCATGTATGACGTCGGCTGTGCTGCGCTCGCACCGAACTGCTTCTCCAACGGAGCGACATTTGTTTTCAAAAACAACATCAGCAAGGGCTATGCGGATCCCGGCAATGGAAACAGGCTCGCTTCCGGGTTCTACTTCGGGATGGGCAATCCTTTCGCCAACGCCGGGTCGGCAGCCGATCACAACCTGTGGAGCACGATGGACCAAGGATGCCCGGACAGCACGATTGGCATTGAGAAGATCTACACCTGCGCCGATCCCGGTCTGGCGAGCGAGTCCAACATCAACGCCATCAATCCCAACCTCACCTCCTCCAGCCCCGCCGTCGGCTCCGGAATCGCCATCTCCGGAATCACCACCGACTTCAACGGAACCACTAGACCCAACCCGCCAGCTATAGGCGCCACGGAATAA
- a CDS encoding glycosyltransferase family 2 protein, whose amino-acid sequence MKVRKMAKVDVIIPAFNAAHYLPFAIESVMSQTFEDWQIWLVDDGSTDNTEEVIAPFLLRLGSKMKYIKQENQGQPGARNTAVRASVGEFVALLDADDVWLPCRLAESLKILAERPEAGLAYGAVTNIDAEGRPAGTFWGNPKYSEGHIAPHIYMRKVELPCPSVTFRRRCIDEVGAFDPAMKTIEDRDLCLRIALRHEVAFIPKVIAYYRVSAGSMSSDPDRVTRAQLAFIRKHYGEQGCGLRERQISLARVYKQRAEALKRQRRPWAALMSSLRAVALYPLDIDNPRTAGSLLLNLIGRPRFG is encoded by the coding sequence GTGAAAGTACGCAAGATGGCTAAGGTCGACGTTATTATCCCCGCGTTCAATGCTGCTCATTACCTGCCGTTTGCTATTGAGAGTGTCATGTCGCAGACGTTCGAGGATTGGCAGATTTGGCTCGTGGACGACGGTAGTACCGATAACACTGAGGAGGTGATCGCTCCCTTCCTTCTCCGTCTTGGGTCCAAGATGAAGTACATCAAACAGGAAAATCAAGGACAGCCAGGGGCGAGAAATACTGCTGTTCGCGCCTCAGTCGGCGAGTTCGTTGCTCTGCTCGATGCAGATGATGTGTGGTTGCCTTGCCGCCTGGCCGAATCGTTGAAGATCCTTGCTGAGCGACCGGAGGCTGGTCTTGCTTACGGCGCGGTGACAAACATCGACGCAGAAGGTCGGCCCGCAGGGACGTTTTGGGGAAATCCAAAATACTCCGAAGGACACATCGCCCCGCACATTTACATGCGCAAGGTTGAACTTCCGTGCCCCTCTGTTACGTTCCGAAGGCGATGCATCGACGAGGTCGGTGCCTTTGATCCGGCGATGAAAACGATAGAAGATCGCGATCTTTGCCTTCGTATCGCGTTGCGACATGAAGTTGCGTTCATCCCCAAGGTCATCGCCTACTACCGGGTGTCTGCGGGCTCTATGTCGAGCGATCCCGACCGAGTCACGAGGGCGCAGTTAGCGTTCATTCGGAAGCACTACGGCGAGCAAGGTTGTGGATTGCGCGAGCGCCAGATCTCGTTGGCACGTGTTTACAAACAGCGAGCAGAAGCGTTGAAGCGGCAGAGGCGGCCATGGGCGGCCCTGATGAGTTCCTTGCGAGCTGTAGCCCTCTATCCCTTAGACATAGATAATCCCAGAACCGCAGGGTCACTGCTCTTAAATCTGATTGGGCGCCCCAGGTTCGGCTAG
- a CDS encoding class I SAM-dependent methyltransferase, translating to MSFIDRSPILAGLNYTKGQVLNRLKLRGHLSGSTGLSMSVEDAANYARRVVADYITYGADGDPERLNGKDVLEIGPGDNLGVALLLLARGARTVTCIDGFAPNFDAEHNSHIYRSIYDGLSAAERERVHDVVTLQSDGTATVGGDRLISRYDVPIDAVATPLEARSYDIIISRAVLEHLGDLKRGWKNMVTCLRLNGEMWHKVDFRNHNLFGEIHPLYFLTISDNLWNLISRPDPTLNRLRRPTYRELAARDFHDSRCYLTHIIGESEIAPHVDSLVPGTHYNQRHLDMVQAIRPRLLKDFSDYSDEDLLVTGVFVIVRGVRTSTIPKDS from the coding sequence ATGTCGTTCATTGATCGCTCACCGATACTGGCCGGGCTCAATTACACAAAGGGTCAAGTTCTGAATCGGCTGAAGCTGCGTGGGCATCTTTCAGGGTCGACAGGCCTGAGCATGTCAGTCGAAGACGCTGCCAACTATGCTCGCCGAGTGGTAGCCGATTACATCACCTACGGAGCGGATGGCGACCCAGAGCGATTGAATGGGAAGGACGTTCTTGAAATTGGTCCGGGAGACAATCTCGGAGTCGCTCTTCTTTTATTGGCACGCGGCGCGCGTACGGTAACTTGTATCGACGGATTCGCACCAAATTTCGATGCCGAACACAACTCACACATTTACCGTTCGATTTATGATGGTCTCAGCGCTGCGGAACGGGAGCGCGTTCACGACGTCGTAACGCTTCAATCTGATGGAACTGCCACCGTCGGGGGTGACCGTCTCATCAGCCGCTATGACGTGCCGATAGACGCGGTTGCGACGCCTCTTGAAGCTAGAAGTTACGACATTATTATCTCTCGTGCCGTGTTGGAGCATCTGGGAGACCTCAAGCGGGGTTGGAAGAATATGGTCACGTGTCTCCGCTTGAACGGCGAGATGTGGCACAAGGTGGATTTCCGAAACCACAATCTCTTCGGCGAAATTCATCCACTCTATTTCCTGACTATCTCCGACAACCTTTGGAATCTGATCTCACGTCCCGACCCAACTCTGAATCGCCTACGACGACCCACCTATCGCGAACTGGCCGCTCGCGATTTTCATGATTCGCGTTGCTACCTCACGCACATAATCGGAGAGAGCGAGATTGCGCCACATGTTGACAGCCTGGTCCCGGGGACGCACTACAACCAACGACACCTGGACATGGTTCAAGCGATTCGGCCGCGGCTATTAAAAGATTTCTCTGACTACAGTGACGAAGACTTACTTGTGACGGGCGTATTTGTCATAGTTCGCGGTGTTCGCACGTCGACAATTCCAAAAGATTCTTAA
- a CDS encoding glycosyltransferase family 87 protein has translation MRNALKLDRMQGAVLVLLSIAALVSLFTGIRHAIEYRCHDLQWMGVRLVGQGIDPWQEELAHFPHHYDHFVTPNYLHSLYLLLFPFGLLSFDSAEIVWTTTTVVLSIICMLMLQSLFKLSRFHTLLALCLLWMSSPFRVTLEVGQMSFFELFFLTGAFLATSTALGGLSFGVSLAKYSFSPAAVMLFLFRGRLRFLLYAAAVPLVGLVGVWLLVKTPFLKLALEPLAVSSSPTAVSPGFADLMTLLEQTLKSHVPHARQIAYAIGLFGSAAYALLLSRFRLSRSAEFTLISIASLFFVKHLVYDYVFLVVLLCFALTQESRKIKGILLGGVLTFWFLLPLLDRSSLHDTNTYLATNCCLLALLLIFTTYLVTRAACVPSPVPSTEKLKTGS, from the coding sequence ATGCGCAACGCCTTGAAGCTGGATAGGATGCAAGGCGCTGTCCTTGTCCTCTTGAGCATCGCTGCGCTCGTCTCGCTTTTCACGGGAATCCGTCACGCCATCGAGTACCGCTGCCACGATCTCCAGTGGATGGGGGTTCGCTTGGTTGGACAAGGGATTGATCCGTGGCAAGAGGAACTCGCGCATTTCCCTCATCACTACGATCACTTCGTCACACCCAACTATCTTCACTCACTCTATCTCCTCCTGTTCCCCTTCGGTCTTCTTAGCTTCGATTCTGCTGAGATTGTTTGGACGACAACCACGGTCGTCTTGTCGATCATTTGCATGCTCATGCTTCAATCGCTCTTCAAACTGAGCCGCTTCCACACCCTGTTGGCGCTCTGCCTGCTCTGGATGAGTTCTCCCTTCCGCGTCACGCTGGAGGTCGGCCAAATGTCATTCTTTGAACTGTTCTTCCTGACCGGCGCGTTTCTCGCTACTTCGACCGCGCTTGGCGGCTTGTCGTTTGGTGTCAGCTTGGCGAAATACAGCTTCTCGCCTGCGGCCGTCATGCTCTTTCTCTTCCGTGGTCGGCTGCGTTTTCTTCTTTATGCTGCCGCTGTTCCTCTCGTTGGGCTGGTTGGCGTCTGGCTGCTCGTCAAGACGCCGTTTCTCAAACTTGCGCTCGAACCGCTTGCCGTCTCCTCTTCTCCCACCGCGGTCAGCCCAGGTTTCGCGGACTTGATGACCCTGCTTGAGCAAACTCTCAAATCCCATGTCCCTCACGCACGTCAGATTGCCTATGCGATCGGACTCTTCGGTAGCGCGGCCTATGCTCTCTTGTTGAGCCGATTCCGCCTTTCGCGCTCTGCCGAGTTTACGCTCATTTCAATTGCCAGCCTCTTCTTCGTCAAGCATCTAGTCTACGATTACGTATTCCTGGTTGTCTTGCTCTGCTTCGCCCTTACCCAGGAGAGCAGAAAGATTAAAGGAATCCTCCTCGGCGGGGTGCTGACCTTCTGGTTCCTTCTCCCTCTTCTCGATCGTAGTTCTCTGCACGATACCAACACTTATCTTGCAACTAACTGCTGCCTGCTCGCACTACTCCTAATCTTCACAACCTACCTTGTCACAAGAGCCGCGTGTGTTCCTTCCCCGGTGCCGTCGACAGAAAAACTGAAGACAGGTTCCTAG